The following proteins are encoded in a genomic region of Mycobacterium kiyosense:
- a CDS encoding PE-PPE domain-containing protein, producing the protein MKKVLAGVTAAVTLGATGYFGAGLAKADDPPPVDPTAPGANAYALGGAHVLGIPYDEYIRREGDEWFPGLRRQIVDYPAGQVQGHVLGRLFPGVRQLDEAFPGIGADGPSIGESVEVGQENLYSAIRAGGPGTAIGLSEGALVLEALQARLATDPTAPPPDQLTFATFGDPVARHAFGQSFLTAVFPVGATVPALDYVVPPPVESQYNTKQFISAYDSIADFPDRPDNWMSLANTLAGLLTGHTAVAFTNPSMVPPQNIRTTVNSRGATTTTYLIPERHLPLVLPFQYAGVPEDQLNQLDAELTPMVNAGYSRNDDPATAPIQVDPVHGYDPAAVTAPATQATFGGGADPLSQILSGAMYALNNQGHH; encoded by the coding sequence ATGAAGAAAGTACTCGCCGGAGTCACGGCAGCGGTAACTCTCGGCGCCACCGGGTATTTCGGTGCCGGGCTGGCGAAAGCCGACGACCCGCCGCCGGTCGACCCGACCGCACCCGGCGCCAACGCCTACGCGTTGGGTGGCGCACACGTGCTGGGCATCCCCTACGACGAGTACATCCGCAGGGAAGGCGACGAGTGGTTCCCGGGGCTGCGGCGCCAGATCGTCGACTACCCGGCCGGCCAGGTTCAGGGCCACGTGCTGGGACGGCTCTTCCCGGGCGTCCGGCAACTGGACGAAGCATTCCCCGGCATCGGCGCCGACGGTCCCAGCATCGGCGAGTCGGTCGAGGTCGGGCAGGAGAACTTGTACTCGGCGATCCGTGCGGGCGGCCCGGGGACCGCGATCGGTTTGTCCGAGGGCGCTCTGGTGCTCGAGGCGCTGCAGGCCCGGCTGGCCACCGACCCAACCGCTCCCCCGCCGGATCAGTTGACGTTCGCCACCTTTGGCGATCCGGTTGCACGGCACGCTTTCGGTCAGAGTTTCCTCACCGCGGTGTTCCCGGTCGGCGCCACCGTCCCCGCCCTTGACTACGTCGTCCCGCCTCCGGTGGAAAGTCAGTACAACACAAAGCAATTCATCTCCGCGTACGACTCGATCGCCGACTTTCCCGACCGGCCGGACAACTGGATGTCGCTGGCCAACACCCTGGCCGGACTGCTGACCGGCCACACGGCGGTGGCCTTCACCAACCCGAGCATGGTGCCGCCGCAGAACATCCGGACGACCGTCAACTCGCGCGGAGCGACGACCACGACGTACCTGATCCCCGAACGGCACCTGCCGCTGGTACTGCCGTTCCAATACGCCGGGGTACCCGAAGATCAGCTGAACCAGCTCGATGCGGAACTGACGCCGATGGTCAACGCGGGCTACTCGCGCAATGACGATCCGGCGACCGCACCGATCCAGGTGGATCCGGTACACGGCTATGACCCGGCGGCGGTGACCGCACCGGCGACGCAGGCCACCTTCGGCGGCGGCGCGGACCCGCTCTCGCAGATTCTGTCCGGGGCGATGTACGCGCTGAATAACCAGGGCCACCACTGA
- a CDS encoding putative conserved polyketide synthase associated protein PapA3: MPVPFRATGTGGCLAHDNGHSRSGYLDLGRSAAAPRQREPREEILRIGKITIGTIDQWTLRPGTVISWHPTDASREKARQAPVSSVPVSYMQAQHLRNYHERTASGLDFSRLILAGCEVAGHCDIDVMDRALNAYLRRHDTYRSWFAHHDGEFVRHTLLDPADIEFMPINHGEMSAEEIRDHVIGTPNPLEWGCFSFGIIQSQDHFTFYASIDHVHGDATLIGITMLESHAMYQSLTAGHGPLALPDTGSYDEYCVQQRELTSQLTVDSPQVRAWIEFAENNGGSFPEFPLPLGNPLKPSGSDMLTEVLMNPDQTARFEAACEGAGARFIGGLFACMALVEHEFTGALTYYGLTPRDTRRTSENFMTQGWFTGLVPITVPIVAASFGDAAWAAQNSFDTGLELAKVPYYRVLELAPWLNWPRPNFPVSNFLHGDAAPLNAVLGAAEMGYADNIGIYSDGRFSYQLTIYIFRYGEGTSMAVMYPDNPVAQKSVTRYVEAMKSVCTRVAESGDWGRVA; encoded by the coding sequence ATGCCGGTACCGTTCCGGGCGACCGGGACCGGCGGCTGCCTCGCCCACGACAACGGCCACAGCCGGAGCGGTTATCTTGATCTGGGTCGCAGCGCGGCCGCACCGCGGCAGCGCGAACCCCGGGAGGAAATATTGCGCATCGGGAAGATCACGATCGGCACAATCGACCAATGGACCCTTCGGCCGGGCACGGTTATCTCCTGGCATCCGACCGATGCGTCCCGGGAGAAGGCGCGGCAGGCTCCCGTCAGCTCCGTGCCGGTCAGCTACATGCAGGCACAACATCTTCGGAATTATCACGAACGAACGGCTTCAGGTCTCGATTTTTCGCGTCTTATTCTCGCGGGCTGCGAAGTGGCCGGTCACTGCGATATCGACGTGATGGATCGCGCACTCAACGCATACCTGCGCCGCCACGACACTTACCGCAGCTGGTTTGCCCACCACGACGGCGAGTTCGTTCGGCACACCTTGCTCGATCCCGCCGATATCGAATTCATGCCGATAAACCACGGCGAGATGAGCGCCGAGGAAATTCGCGACCACGTAATCGGGACACCCAATCCGCTGGAATGGGGTTGCTTCAGCTTCGGCATCATTCAAAGCCAGGACCACTTCACGTTCTACGCCAGCATCGACCACGTTCACGGCGACGCGACGTTGATCGGCATCACGATGCTGGAATCCCACGCCATGTATCAGTCGCTGACGGCCGGGCACGGCCCGCTCGCCCTGCCCGACACCGGCAGCTATGACGAGTACTGCGTCCAGCAACGCGAGCTCACCTCGCAGTTGACCGTCGACTCGCCGCAGGTGCGGGCCTGGATCGAATTCGCCGAGAACAACGGGGGCAGCTTCCCGGAGTTCCCGCTGCCGCTCGGCAACCCGCTCAAGCCGTCCGGCAGCGACATGCTGACCGAGGTCCTGATGAATCCGGACCAGACGGCCCGGTTCGAAGCGGCCTGCGAGGGTGCCGGCGCCCGCTTCATCGGCGGCCTGTTCGCCTGTATGGCGCTGGTGGAACACGAATTCACCGGTGCCCTGACGTACTACGGCTTGACGCCCCGCGACACCCGCCGCACCTCGGAGAATTTCATGACCCAGGGCTGGTTCACCGGCCTGGTTCCGATCACCGTTCCTATCGTCGCAGCGTCATTCGGTGACGCCGCGTGGGCAGCGCAGAATTCTTTCGACACGGGACTCGAGCTGGCCAAAGTGCCGTACTACCGCGTCCTGGAATTGGCGCCGTGGCTGAACTGGCCCCGACCGAACTTTCCGGTGTCGAATTTCTTGCACGGCGACGCCGCCCCACTCAACGCGGTCCTCGGGGCCGCCGAGATGGGTTATGCGGACAACATCGGCATCTATTCCGACGGCCGGTTCTCATATCAGTTGACTATCTATATCTTCCGGTACGGCGAAGGCACCTCGATGGCGGTGATGTACCCCGACAACCCGGTTGCGCAGAAATCTGTCACTCGTTACGTGGAGGCGATGAAGTCCGTGTGCACCCGCGTCGCGGAGAGCGGCGACTGGGGGCGCGTTGCGTAG
- the dapB_1 gene encoding dihydrodipicolinate reductase: MNTTSTERPLRVIQWTTGNIGRRSLHAIIGRPDLELVGVYAHGADKVGVDAAELSGWPEPTGVQATNDIDALLALGADACCYNPLWPNIDELVRLLESGVNVCTSAAWITGGKQTPPDRERILHACERGNSTIFGSGAHPGMTNMVGMVLSASCERVDEIRITESVDCSTYESAGTQTAMGFSQDPETPGLAESVRRESEVFAESAAMMADAIGARLDRMTFDVTFTAATGDTDLGFMKIPAGTVGGVYGYHRGWEGDRNVVSVGFNWTMGDHVDPPKPLEHGHVIQVFGLPNMRTVLHCLPPKDWKEPGFMGLGMIYTAMPVTNAVPAVVAAKPGIVTLADLPPVTGRVAR, encoded by the coding sequence ATGAACACGACGAGCACTGAGCGTCCCCTGCGCGTAATCCAGTGGACCACCGGCAACATCGGGCGGCGCTCGTTGCACGCCATCATCGGCAGGCCCGACCTGGAGCTGGTCGGGGTGTACGCGCACGGCGCCGACAAGGTCGGCGTCGACGCCGCCGAGCTGTCGGGCTGGCCCGAGCCGACCGGCGTGCAGGCCACCAACGACATCGACGCACTGTTGGCTCTGGGAGCCGACGCGTGTTGCTATAACCCGTTGTGGCCCAACATCGATGAGCTGGTGCGGCTGCTGGAGTCGGGGGTCAACGTGTGCACCAGCGCGGCCTGGATCACCGGCGGCAAGCAGACCCCACCGGATCGCGAGCGGATTCTGCACGCCTGCGAACGCGGCAACTCGACGATCTTCGGCAGCGGTGCGCATCCCGGTATGACGAACATGGTCGGCATGGTGCTGTCCGCCTCCTGCGAGCGGGTCGACGAGATCCGCATCACTGAGTCGGTGGACTGCTCGACCTACGAATCGGCCGGAACGCAGACGGCGATGGGGTTCTCCCAGGACCCCGAGACGCCCGGGTTGGCCGAGAGCGTGCGGCGGGAAAGCGAGGTGTTCGCCGAGTCGGCCGCGATGATGGCCGACGCGATCGGCGCCCGTCTGGACCGGATGACCTTCGACGTCACCTTCACCGCGGCGACCGGCGACACCGATCTGGGCTTCATGAAAATTCCCGCCGGGACGGTCGGCGGTGTCTACGGCTACCACCGCGGCTGGGAAGGTGACCGCAACGTCGTCAGCGTCGGATTCAACTGGACCATGGGCGACCACGTGGACCCACCCAAGCCGCTGGAGCACGGCCACGTCATCCAGGTGTTCGGCCTGCCCAACATGCGTACGGTGCTGCACTGCCTGCCGCCCAAGGATTGGAAAGAGCCCGGGTTCATGGGCCTGGGGATGATCTACACGGCGATGCCGGTCACCAACGCGGTGCCCGCGGTGGTCGCCGCCAAACCCGGCATCGTGACCCTGGCCGACCTGCCGCCGGTCACCGGACGCGTGGCTCGCTAG
- a CDS encoding membrane protein, giving the protein MRRLADFVVRWPWVVIGFWVAIAVALPLTMPSLNEMSQQHPLSILPSDAPSAVTARKMTEAFHESSSENLLLVVLTNDKGLGPADEGVYRKLATALHDDTRDVVMVQDFIATPPLRPVLTSKDNRSWVLPVGLTGELGTPRSYAAFGRVSEIVKHHVAGTPLTANLTGPAATVADLTAAGEHDRMPIEIAIAVLVLAVLLMVYRNPITMLLPLTAIGMSLLVAQALVAGFSKLTGFGVSNQSIVFLSAMIAGAGTDYAVFLISRYHDYLRDGTDFDDAVRRALISIGKVIAASAATVGVTFLGISFARMGVFSTVGASSAIGIGVAFLAAVTLLPAILVIAGPRGWVKPRRELTARFWRRSGIRIVRRPKSHLVASVLVLAALASCAGLVRYNYDDRKVVPPSAPSSIGYAALERHFPVNQSVPEYILIQSPHDLRTPKALAALEQMAERVSQLPDIARVSGITRPTGVVPQEFRATYQAGAVGARLGGASDVINDHNDDLSKLVGGANTLATNLSDVRGQVNQIVASMQGLTDAFASMRTQYGGDKLVREVVTAAKLVNSINALGNSMGVNFAAVKDMFGWIGPVLAALQANPICDADLSCSDTRAQFQRLVAARGDGSLDQINELAGQLETFQDRQTLNASVDRLRAVLTGFTRAMHSLGLDGPGGLQSGLNKLQSGADRFAGGSRQVADGVEQLVEQVRALGAGLGDASAFLLEMKNEAADPSMAGFNIPAQLLHLEEFKKAAKMFISPDGRSVRYLVQTKLNPFSAEAMDQVNAITDAARSAQPNTSLADATISMAGYPVTLRDTRNYYQRDIRYIIFVTVVVVLLTLMALLRAVVAPLYLVGSVVVSYLSAVGIGVLVFQFLLGQHLHWSVPPLAFVVLVAVGADYNMLFVSRMRDESPHGMRYGVIRTLTSTGGVITAAGLIFAASMFGLLFSSIGTVIQAGLVIGVGILLDTFLVRTITVPAIATLVGKASWWPSRPRPQALPAQPAD; this is encoded by the coding sequence GTGCGACGCCTAGCCGATTTCGTGGTGCGGTGGCCGTGGGTGGTGATCGGGTTCTGGGTCGCGATCGCGGTCGCCCTGCCGCTGACGATGCCGTCGCTGAACGAGATGTCGCAGCAGCACCCGCTTTCCATCCTGCCCAGCGACGCACCGTCGGCCGTCACCGCCCGCAAGATGACCGAGGCGTTTCACGAGTCGAGTTCGGAAAATCTGCTGCTGGTGGTCCTGACCAACGACAAGGGGCTGGGACCGGCCGACGAGGGCGTCTACCGCAAGCTGGCGACTGCGCTGCACGACGACACCCGCGACGTGGTGATGGTGCAGGACTTCATCGCCACGCCGCCCCTTCGACCGGTGTTGACCAGCAAGGACAACAGGTCCTGGGTGCTGCCGGTCGGATTGACCGGTGAGCTGGGGACCCCTCGGTCCTACGCCGCGTTCGGCCGGGTCTCCGAAATTGTCAAACACCACGTCGCCGGAACACCGTTGACCGCCAACCTGACCGGCCCCGCGGCCACCGTCGCCGATCTCACCGCCGCCGGGGAGCACGACCGGATGCCGATCGAGATCGCAATCGCAGTCCTGGTGCTTGCCGTGCTGCTGATGGTCTACCGCAATCCGATCACCATGTTGTTGCCGCTGACCGCGATCGGGATGTCGCTGCTGGTCGCGCAGGCGTTGGTGGCCGGCTTCTCAAAATTGACCGGCTTCGGGGTCTCGAATCAGTCGATTGTGTTCCTCAGCGCCATGATCGCCGGCGCCGGGACGGACTATGCCGTGTTCCTGATCAGCAGATATCACGACTATCTGCGCGACGGAACCGATTTCGACGACGCGGTGCGGCGCGCTTTGATCTCGATCGGAAAAGTGATCGCCGCTTCCGCCGCCACGGTGGGCGTCACTTTCCTGGGCATCAGTTTCGCCCGGATGGGTGTGTTCTCGACGGTCGGCGCGTCGTCGGCGATCGGAATCGGTGTCGCGTTCCTGGCCGCGGTGACGCTGCTGCCGGCCATCCTGGTGATCGCCGGGCCCCGCGGGTGGGTTAAGCCACGGCGCGAACTCACCGCCCGGTTCTGGCGGCGGTCGGGAATCCGGATCGTGCGCCGCCCGAAATCTCATCTGGTGGCCAGCGTGCTGGTGTTGGCCGCGCTGGCCAGCTGCGCGGGACTGGTGCGGTACAACTACGACGACCGCAAGGTGGTGCCGCCGTCGGCGCCGAGCTCGATCGGTTACGCCGCCCTCGAGCGGCATTTCCCGGTCAACCAGTCCGTTCCCGAGTACATCCTTATCCAGTCTCCGCACGACCTGCGCACACCGAAGGCGCTGGCCGCCCTGGAACAGATGGCAGAACGGGTCAGCCAGTTGCCGGATATCGCCAGGGTCAGTGGCATCACCCGGCCCACCGGCGTGGTCCCGCAGGAGTTCCGTGCCACCTATCAGGCGGGTGCTGTCGGCGCCCGCCTCGGCGGGGCGTCCGACGTTATCAACGATCACAACGACGACCTCAGCAAATTGGTCGGCGGCGCCAATACGCTTGCCACCAACCTGAGCGACGTGCGCGGGCAGGTCAACCAGATCGTCGCCAGCATGCAGGGCCTGACCGACGCGTTCGCCTCGATGCGGACCCAATACGGCGGCGACAAGCTGGTCCGGGAGGTGGTGACCGCGGCCAAGCTGGTGAACAGCATCAACGCCCTGGGCAATTCCATGGGCGTGAACTTCGCAGCGGTCAAGGACATGTTCGGCTGGATCGGGCCGGTGCTGGCGGCGTTGCAGGCCAACCCGATCTGTGACGCCGACCTGTCGTGCAGCGACACCCGCGCCCAGTTTCAGCGGCTGGTCGCCGCCCGCGGTGACGGCAGCCTCGACCAGATCAACGAGTTGGCCGGGCAGTTGGAGACATTTCAGGACCGGCAGACCCTGAACGCGTCGGTGGATCGGCTGCGGGCGGTGCTCACCGGGTTCACCAGAGCAATGCACTCGCTGGGGCTCGACGGCCCCGGCGGCCTGCAGTCCGGCCTGAACAAACTGCAGAGCGGAGCCGACCGCTTCGCCGGCGGCAGCCGCCAAGTGGCCGACGGCGTGGAACAACTGGTCGAACAGGTCAGAGCGCTGGGCGCGGGACTCGGCGACGCGTCGGCGTTCCTGCTGGAGATGAAGAACGAAGCGGCCGACCCCTCGATGGCGGGCTTCAACATCCCCGCCCAACTGCTGCATCTGGAGGAGTTCAAGAAGGCCGCCAAGATGTTCATCTCGCCGGACGGACGCTCGGTGCGTTACCTCGTGCAGACCAAGTTGAATCCATTCAGCGCCGAGGCGATGGATCAGGTCAACGCGATCACCGATGCCGCCCGAAGCGCACAACCGAACACCTCGTTGGCGGACGCCACCATTTCGATGGCCGGATATCCGGTCACCCTGCGCGACACGCGCAACTACTACCAGCGCGACATCCGCTACATCATCTTCGTGACCGTCGTCGTCGTGTTGCTGACCTTGATGGCACTGCTGCGTGCAGTGGTCGCGCCGCTGTATCTGGTCGGATCGGTCGTCGTCTCCTATCTGTCCGCGGTCGGCATCGGGGTGCTGGTGTTCCAATTCCTGCTCGGGCAGCATTTGCATTGGAGCGTGCCACCGTTGGCGTTCGTGGTGCTGGTCGCCGTGGGCGCCGACTACAACATGCTGTTCGTCTCCCGCATGCGTGACGAGTCGCCGCACGGCATGCGTTACGGCGTCATCCGCACCCTGACCTCCACCGGCGGGGTGATCACCGCAGCGGGATTGATCTTTGCCGCGTCGATGTTCGGGCTGCTGTTCTCCAGCATCGGCACCGTCATCCAGGCCGGGTTGGTGATCGGCGTCGGCATCCTGCTGGACACCTTCCTGGTGCGCACCATCACGGTGCCCGCGATCGCTACGCTGGTCGGCAAGGCGAGTTGGTGGCCGTCCCGCCCGAGACCGCAAGCACTACCGGCCCAACCGGCCGACTAG